The DNA segment TTACGACTAATACATTAGCATAAGGAGAATTTTTGTCTTCCATAAAAATTGCGTCCTTTAGAGGATTTAAGTTTGCCTCTAATGCAAAATTAGTGTTTATAATGGCTAAATCCACATCTTGAAGTGTCCTTGGAAGCTGAGGTGCTTCAAGCTCTACAATTTTTAGGTGCTTTGGATTATCTACGATGTCTCTGGGAGTCTGTGTAAGGCCATTTGGATCTTTTAGCTTGATTAGTCCCTCTTTTTGCAGTAGCAGCAGTGCTCTTCCTTCGTTTGTAGCATCATTTGGTACAGCTACTGTTGCGCCATCTTTCAACTCATCCTTTGATTTTATCTTTTTTGAATATGCGCCCATCGGTTCCACGTGCACTTTGACTAATGGGACTAATTTTACATTATTTTTCTTTTCAAAGTCCTCAAGGTACGGAACGTGCTGGAAGAAATTTGCATCGATTTGCTTGTCGACAAGTGCAGTATTTGGCGTCACATAATCTGTAAATTCTTTTATTTCAAGATCTATGCCTTCTTTTGCAAGGATAGGCTTTACTACGTTAAGTATTTCTGCGTGTGGGTTTGGCGTTGCGCCAACGACTATTTTCGTCGTTTTATTAGAGCTATCTGCATTTGAGTTTGCATTGGATGCGGTGGATACATTGTTGGACTTTGTGCATCCTGATAAGATAAATGCAAATGTTAATATAAGCGTGAGAAATAACAATGATTTTTTCATTACATACCATCCTTTCATCTTTTATCAACTTTTTTTGCGAGATAGTTTCCTATTCTTTGCACGATTTCTACAAAGATTATTAAGACGATGATTGTGGCAATAAGCACATCTGTCTGAAACCTTTGATACCCATATCTTATAGCGAGATCTCCTAAACCACCTCCTCCGATAGCACCTGCCATAGCAGAATACCCTAAGATGTTTATCACTGTAAGGGTTATTCCCAGTACAAGCGATGGCAATGATTCTGGAATCATGACTTTAAATATTATCTGTGGTATTGAAGCGCCAACTGATATAGATGCTTCAATGACGCCCCAGTCTACTTCTTTTAGGGATGACTCTATAACTCTTGCCACAAATGGTGCCGCTGCAATGGACAGTGGCACTATGGCTGCAGTAGGTCCTATAGTTGTGCCAACTATAAGCCTTGCCAATGGGAAGATCGCGATTATGAGAATTATGAATGGCACAGATCTCATGACATTGATCACAGTACCTAATATCTGATTTAACTTTAGATTTTCCTTTATATGACCTTTATCAGTTATGACGAGTATTATGCCAAGAGGCATTCCTATGATTACTGAGAAAAGCGTTGAGAAAAATACCATGTATAAAGATTCCCAAAGAGGCTCTTCCATAAGCTGCCACAAGTTTAACAGATATTGCAATGCATTAGACGATACCATTTTTAAGCACCTCTATTCTAAGACCATTATTTTCTAAGAATTTTATCGCATCTTTTATGGAGTTTTCTTCACCACTTATTTTTATTAGGAGATTTCCTATTTGTGAGTTTTGCACCCTTTCGATATTTCCAGAAATGATATTAACTTCAACATCAAAATTTTTTATCATGTGGGATATGACAGGCTGATTGCTGCTGCTGTCAAAAAACGATAATCTTAAGATTTCCTCGTTTGGATTTTCGTCATCAAGCAATATATCTGGCGGAAGTTCAGCTATCATATCTTTTAAAAATCTCTTAGACGTTTCTGTTGAAGGATTTGAAAAGATGTCTATTACATTTCCTTCCTCGATTATTCTACCGTCTTCTAAGACTGCCACTTTGTCGCACAGATTTCTTATGACAGACATTTCGTGAGTTATCACCACGATTGTAATTCCGTATTGCTTGTTTATGTTCTTTAAAAGATTTAAAATGGATTCTGTCGTGGTGGGGTCTAAAGCGGATGTGGCTTCATCAGATAGAATTATGTCTGGGTTATTTGCTAAAGCCCTTGCAATGCCTACACGCTGTTTTTGACCTCCAGACAACTGCGAAGGATATGCGTATTTTTTGTCTTTTAAATCTACTACATCCAGCAACTCATCAACGCGCTTTTTTATGACAGAGTCGCTGACTTTCGAGATCTTAAGAGGAAATGCTATGTTTTCATACACTGTAGAGTTCATCAGAAGATTGAAATGCTGAAATATCATGCCAATCTTCTTTCTCATATTTCTCAGTTCTTTTGGCTTTAGCTTTGTCATTTCTACGCCGTTTATCAATATGCTGCCAGATGTGGGTTTTTCCAGCATGTTGATGCATCTTATCAATGATGATTTTCCTGCGCCGCTTAAACCCATTATGCCGTAAATTTCACCATCGCTTATGGTTAAGTTGATGTCTTTTAAAGCCACTACGTCTTTTCCGCTTGTGCTGTAAACTTTGCTTAAATTTTTTATTTCGATCAAATCTTCACCTTCTTTTCACAAATGTAATTTAAAAAAGCAATAAAAAAAACCTCCAATGAAAGAGGTTTCGTCCTCTCTCATCTCTCAGCAATCGCTGCAGGAATTGGCACCATTGCACATACGTGCCGGTTGCCGGGTTTCATCGGGCCAGTCCCTCCACCTCTCTGGATAAGAGAATAATTTCGTTTTTAGTTGTTAAAATGATTATATAGGATAGATGTTGAAAAGTCAAGCAAAATTTTCATTCGACAGTATTAAATTTTTGTCACAATGAATCTGACAGTGTATTCACAAGTTTGTGTTGATTTAGTTAATAAATTGGTTATAATTAAGATGAAAGATAAGTTAACTTATTAATAATTTGTCGTAGACGAAAGGACAAATATTTATGAAAGAGTTAAGTAGGCGCCAATTAGAAATTTTCAAAAGGGTTCTTTCGAAAGAAGTTTCCAGTCTAGACGATATCGTCGTTTTATACAAGTTAAGCAAAAGGACTGTTTACAGGGAAATAAATGCCATAAATGAGTATATAAAAGGATACAATTTAAGGCTTAAAAATGACGATGGTATATTAGTCTTAGAGGGAACTGATAGCGATATTGAAAAATTCAAATTTGACGTAATAGGGTATAGGCCAAGCATTGATGCTGACAAAAGGCGAAAATTGATATTGTCTGAGCTTTTGCAGATGAAAGAACCTGTAAAGCTTGAGTACTTTGCTAAAGAGTACAATGTGACTACTGCGACAATAAGCTATGACATCAAAGAGATTGATAAGTGGCTAAATAAGCAAAATGTTACAATTGTAACTAAACCTGGCGTTGGCATATACGTAAAAGGCGATGAAAGCAATATAAGAAGGGCTATAATAAATTTTTTATACGACAATGTAGAGACAAAAGACCTAATTGAGTTTTTAAATAAAGGGTACAATAATATAAACAAGCTTAGTGAAGACATAAATGATAGATTACTCAGGCTTATAGACTACGATACGGTTCTAAAGATAGAAAAGGCCATACAGAAATTGGAGAAGTCTCTTGATTACGAGTTAGCCGAAAGCTCCTACATGGGGCTTACAGTGCATTTGGCATTGGCTTTAAAAAGAATAAAAGAAGGCGAAAAGATAAAAATAGGTACTGAAAGCCTTTATGAGCTTAAGAAGTCAGATGAGTACAAGTTTGCGGAAATGCTCGCTGGATTTCTGGAAGAAGAATTTGATATTTCTATTCCTGAAGATGAAATCGGTTATATAACGATTCATTTACAGGGCGCAAGATATAGGGCAAATACCGAAGACGTAAATGACGAGCTGTTAAATGAAATACTGCATGAAATGATCAGTGTTGCAGAAGATGAATTTGGCACTAATTTTAAAGACGATACGATGCTTTTAAGTGGTTTAAAGACGCACTTAAGGCCTACTATTTTCAGACTTCGCATGGGCCTTGCTATTAGAAATCCGTTAATAAAAGACATCAAAGAAAGGTACAGCGGTTTATTTGAAAAATGCATATCTATTGCAAATGTGATTAAAGACAAGCTTAATGTTGATGTGCCTGATGACGAAATTGGCTATATTGCGATGCATTTTGGTGCATCTATGGCAAGAAAAAGTGACAAGACGAAAAGGCACAATATCTTAGTCGTATGTGCCAGCGGCATAGGAACATCCAGGATGCTTCTGTCAAAGCTTCAGATGTTTCCGCAATTAAACATTGTAGATACGGTATCAAGCTTGAGAGTCAAAGACTTTAAAGACAGAGATGATATTGACTTGATTGTATCTACAATTCCAATAGATGTAAAAGACAAAGAGACCATAATAGTCAATCCGCTTCTTTTAGATGAAGATGTGAAAAGGCTGAAAGACGCCTTAAACACAGATTTTATAATGGACTTTTCGGAGAAAAAAGTCATAGGCGACAGATACAAAGAGTTGGAACACATTGCATGGTATGGCAAGAGAATAATTGAGCTGTGCGATTCCCTTAAGCTTAAAGATGTGTATGGCAAGAACTCGAAAGCCATCATAGATTCTTTCTTAGAAGATTTTGCTGGTAATGATGGAATTAATAATGAGAAGATAAAGCAGATAGAAGATAAGCTTCTGGGTAGAGAAAGCCTCGGAAAGATTATACTTCCAGGAAAAGGATTTGTAATCTACCACTGTACAGCATCTGATTTGATTGAGCCAATCCTCATCTTTGGAAAAGTGAAAAGCGATGTCAAGATGAAAAATTTGATTAACGAGTATGAAACCATAAAAACGGCTTTTCTAATGGTCGCACCTGATGATGACAAGATGTGGATAGAAATACTTGGCGATTTAAGTGTTTCGTTTATTGAAAGCAAAGACTTGGTAAAAAATCTCAATGAGATTGATAAAATTGATGAGGCGAAGGAAATTGTCAAGAAAGCCTTGATGGATAAGTATTACGATGAAATAAAAAGAAATCTTGTAGGTGATTAAAATGTTTAGTATTTCGGTAAAACAGCGAAAAATTTTCTATACGATGCTGTCTTTAGTGTGGATTGCAACTGCTGTGTATTCTATGGTAAATGATACATTTGCACATGGCTTAGAGATTCTCTTGTTTGGTGCATTTTTCATTGCGGGAATTGCTCTTATACAAGCATACATGATAAGGATGCTTAAATTATATGACAAAAATTTAAAAAATGAAATAAAAAAGAAAAACAAAAAAAGGAGGTAATTTACTATGGCTATACATGGTGTTATATTGTGCAGTTGGGGTGCTACATCAAGCGCATTAGCCAAGAAAGTGACTGATGAAGCAAAAAAACAAGGTTTAGATGTGACAGTAGATGCAGGAGGCACAGGCGAATTCAAGAAGAAAGCTGAAGAATACGATGTTGCTCTTTTAGAGCCACAGGTAAGGCATTTAAAGAAAGAAGTAGAGACAATAGCCGAGAAGTTTGGCATTCCTGTTGACATCGTTGATATGCAGGCTTTTGCACTTATGGATGCAAAAAAGATATTGAATCAGATCATCGAGCTTGCTAAGAAAAATGGGAAAGATGCGTAGGAGGTAATAAGATGAACGAAAGACTTACTAACAATTGGTTTATGAAATGGATGGAGTCATCTTTGATGCCTGTACTGGCAAGGATTGCTCAAAATGTCATACTTCAATCTATAAGAGATGCTTTTTCAAGTTTTGCATTGCCAGTCATATTGACAGGTTCATTGTTTCTGATAATAGCTAATCCACCACTTGCAGAAGGTGCAAATTGGGGCCCTATTGTGGCATGGGCTAATGCTATTAAGCCTATTGCTGGTCAGTTGATGATTCCTTTCAACTTATCGTTTGGCATTATGGCTTTGATGGTTGCCTTTGGTACAGCATATAGTTTGGCTACTCGCTGGGATCTTGATGAAGCAATGACAGGTATCATTTCAATGTTAGCATTTTTGGTTACGACGTTCCCAGCATCAGACGTTACAAAGGTAAGCTTTGGCGATGTTTTAAATTACCTTGGTGGACAAGGTTTATTTGTAGCTATAATCATAGGTGTATTGACAGCAGTTGTTGTTAGATTCTTCAATAAGCAAGGTCTTGTCATTAAAATGCCTGAAGCCGTACCACCTTATGTTGTAAGAAGCTTTATGGCACTTGTGCCGATGTTTGTCATGGTTGTATCAGCTTGGATAGTAGAGTGGATCGTATGGGCTAACTTCAAAGTCACATTGCCACAGTTGGTAATAGAGCTATTTAAGCCGCTTGTTGCAGCATCAAATAGCTACTGGGCAGCTTTAGCTGAAATCATCCTTATGATGCTTTTGTGGTCGCTTGGAATACACGGCATGAATGTCGTATCATCCATAGCATATCCTTTCTGGATGAGCCAGCTTGCTGCAAATGTAAAAGCATTAAATGCACATCAACCGATGACAGGTATTGTCACAGAGCCATTCTTCCACATGTTCACACACCTTGGAGGTTCAGGTACAACATGGCCTCTTGTCATAATGTTCTTGTTCTCAGCATCAAAACAGCTTAAGACGATAGGTACAGCAGAGCTTATTCCTGCTATATTCAATAT comes from the Thermoanaerobacterium aotearoense genome and includes:
- a CDS encoding PTS sugar transporter subunit IIC is translated as MNERLTNNWFMKWMESSLMPVLARIAQNVILQSIRDAFSSFALPVILTGSLFLIIANPPLAEGANWGPIVAWANAIKPIAGQLMIPFNLSFGIMALMVAFGTAYSLATRWDLDEAMTGIISMLAFLVTTFPASDVTKVSFGDVLNYLGGQGLFVAIIIGVLTAVVVRFFNKQGLVIKMPEAVPPYVVRSFMALVPMFVMVVSAWIVEWIVWANFKVTLPQLVIELFKPLVAASNSYWAALAEIILMMLLWSLGIHGMNVVSSIAYPFWMSQLAANVKALNAHQPMTGIVTEPFFHMFTHLGGSGTTWPLVIMFLFSASKQLKTIGTAELIPAIFNINEPLIFGAPIVLNPILMIPFIIAPAAVVTINYIAFHFHLVTGPLYQLPFTVPVFIGGFISSGLDWRGPILQLVNLIVAGIIYYPFFKMYEAQLLKNERELEEK
- a CDS encoding PTS sugar transporter subunit IIB — encoded protein: MAIHGVILCSWGATSSALAKKVTDEAKKQGLDVTVDAGGTGEFKKKAEEYDVALLEPQVRHLKKEVETIAEKFGIPVDIVDMQAFALMDAKKILNQIIELAKKNGKDA
- a CDS encoding BglG family transcription antiterminator, which codes for MKELSRRQLEIFKRVLSKEVSSLDDIVVLYKLSKRTVYREINAINEYIKGYNLRLKNDDGILVLEGTDSDIEKFKFDVIGYRPSIDADKRRKLILSELLQMKEPVKLEYFAKEYNVTTATISYDIKEIDKWLNKQNVTIVTKPGVGIYVKGDESNIRRAIINFLYDNVETKDLIEFLNKGYNNINKLSEDINDRLLRLIDYDTVLKIEKAIQKLEKSLDYELAESSYMGLTVHLALALKRIKEGEKIKIGTESLYELKKSDEYKFAEMLAGFLEEEFDISIPEDEIGYITIHLQGARYRANTEDVNDELLNEILHEMISVAEDEFGTNFKDDTMLLSGLKTHLRPTIFRLRMGLAIRNPLIKDIKERYSGLFEKCISIANVIKDKLNVDVPDDEIGYIAMHFGASMARKSDKTKRHNILVVCASGIGTSRMLLSKLQMFPQLNIVDTVSSLRVKDFKDRDDIDLIVSTIPIDVKDKETIIVNPLLLDEDVKRLKDALNTDFIMDFSEKKVIGDRYKELEHIAWYGKRIIELCDSLKLKDVYGKNSKAIIDSFLEDFAGNDGINNEKIKQIEDKLLGRESLGKIILPGKGFVIYHCTASDLIEPILIFGKVKSDVKMKNLINEYETIKTAFLMVAPDDDKMWIEILGDLSVSFIESKDLVKNLNEIDKIDEAKEIVKKALMDKYYDEIKRNLVGD
- a CDS encoding methionine ABC transporter permease; the encoded protein is MVSSNALQYLLNLWQLMEEPLWESLYMVFFSTLFSVIIGMPLGIILVITDKGHIKENLKLNQILGTVINVMRSVPFIILIIAIFPLARLIVGTTIGPTAAIVPLSIAAAPFVARVIESSLKEVDWGVIEASISVGASIPQIIFKVMIPESLPSLVLGITLTVINILGYSAMAGAIGGGGLGDLAIRYGYQRFQTDVLIATIIVLIIFVEIVQRIGNYLAKKVDKR
- a CDS encoding methionine ABC transporter ATP-binding protein — encoded protein: MIEIKNLSKVYSTSGKDVVALKDINLTISDGEIYGIMGLSGAGKSSLIRCINMLEKPTSGSILINGVEMTKLKPKELRNMRKKIGMIFQHFNLLMNSTVYENIAFPLKISKVSDSVIKKRVDELLDVVDLKDKKYAYPSQLSGGQKQRVGIARALANNPDIILSDEATSALDPTTTESILNLLKNINKQYGITIVVITHEMSVIRNLCDKVAVLEDGRIIEEGNVIDIFSNPSTETSKRFLKDMIAELPPDILLDDENPNEEILRLSFFDSSSNQPVISHMIKNFDVEVNIISGNIERVQNSQIGNLLIKISGEENSIKDAIKFLENNGLRIEVLKNGIV
- a CDS encoding MetQ/NlpA family ABC transporter substrate-binding protein: MKKSLLFLTLILTFAFILSGCTKSNNVSTASNANSNADSSNKTTKIVVGATPNPHAEILNVVKPILAKEGIDLEIKEFTDYVTPNTALVDKQIDANFFQHVPYLEDFEKKNNVKLVPLVKVHVEPMGAYSKKIKSKDELKDGATVAVPNDATNEGRALLLLQKEGLIKLKDPNGLTQTPRDIVDNPKHLKIVELEAPQLPRTLQDVDLAIINTNFALEANLNPLKDAIFMEDKNSPYANVLVVREDNQNDPAIQKLAKALNSDEVKKFIEDKYKGAIVPAF